Proteins from one Candidatus Alcyoniella australis genomic window:
- a CDS encoding TlpA disulfide reductase family protein, which yields MRTRWQLILFVMLIATAMLVACGTVSSDDDDDDDDEADDDVADDDDVDDDDDTGDDDVDDDDIDDDDIDDDDDDGEYDVGDVFPDFTLMSHTGETQSLSDFAGQVLVLDTMATWCPTCRSDTLLLQSELWDVYHDQGFEVLQLMAENSVRQTPDLEFIQNWRDTNNLEYVVMIDPNWGVGARFNNSKFSIPFYAILDQNGVCVHKQKGLNTTYFSYVINDLLTNPPDPLD from the coding sequence ATGAGAACCAGATGGCAATTAATCCTCTTTGTCATGCTGATCGCCACCGCGATGCTGGTCGCCTGTGGCACGGTCTCGTCCGACGACGACGATGATGATGACGACGAAGCCGACGACGATGTGGCTGACGATGACGACGTGGATGACGACGACGATACTGGTGACGACGACGTCGACGACGACGACATCGACGACGATGATATTGACGACGATGATGACGATGGCGAATATGACGTGGGCGACGTCTTCCCGGACTTCACCCTGATGAGCCATACCGGCGAGACCCAGTCGCTGAGCGACTTCGCCGGACAGGTGCTGGTGCTCGACACCATGGCCACCTGGTGCCCCACCTGCCGCAGCGATACGCTGCTGCTGCAGTCCGAGCTGTGGGACGTGTACCACGACCAAGGCTTTGAGGTGCTGCAGTTGATGGCCGAGAATTCCGTCCGCCAGACCCCCGACCTGGAGTTTATCCAAAACTGGCGCGACACCAATAACCTGGAATACGTGGTGATGATCGATCCCAACTGGGGCGTTGGAGCGAGGTTCAACAACTCCAAGTTCTCCATTCCGTTCTACGCGATCCTCGACCAGAACGGTGTGTGCGTGCACAAGCAGAAGGGCCTGAACACGACCTACTTCTCCTACGTGATCAACGACTTGCTGACCAATCCGCCGGATCCGCTGGACTGA
- a CDS encoding radical SAM protein, with protein sequence MSSFDRLRKHIGYLGKYPGIIPRVVENYWRLMLRGEPRLKGLEFALTFACQCSCEHCSAALLRRKDRPELTLPQIKRVLGEAHRLGALNVNLTGGEFMLRRDARQIVEAASPRDTVVSVATNGLTITPQAARDMAQWGVRIVTISLDSADPQIHDAGRNHQGCHAAALRAADLLKQQGVEVFFCTILTRRNAADGDIFRMIEIANQRDCMLTINMPCPVGRWSAADIGLDEGGRRLHRELLSVPHVRWEGYSNYASVGCPMGIEKLYISPYGDVMPCNFLHIGFGDLRKQTLGEIWSLMLTRSPFNRIVDGCPVSSDQQFIERFVEPLWDSDQLPLDWRQHPAFRH encoded by the coding sequence ATGAGCAGCTTCGACCGCCTACGCAAGCATATCGGCTACCTGGGGAAGTACCCGGGGATCATTCCGCGGGTGGTCGAGAACTACTGGCGGCTGATGCTGCGCGGCGAGCCGCGGCTCAAGGGGCTCGAGTTCGCCCTGACCTTCGCCTGCCAGTGTAGTTGCGAGCATTGCTCCGCGGCCCTGTTGCGCCGCAAGGACCGGCCCGAGCTGACCCTGCCCCAGATCAAACGCGTGCTGGGCGAGGCGCACCGCTTAGGCGCGCTCAACGTCAACCTCACCGGCGGCGAGTTTATGCTGCGACGCGACGCGCGCCAGATCGTCGAGGCGGCCAGCCCGCGCGATACCGTAGTCTCCGTGGCCACCAACGGCCTGACTATCACGCCCCAAGCCGCGCGGGACATGGCGCAGTGGGGTGTGCGGATCGTCACCATCAGCCTGGACTCGGCCGACCCGCAAATCCACGACGCCGGGCGCAACCATCAAGGTTGCCACGCCGCGGCCCTGCGCGCAGCGGACCTGCTCAAACAGCAGGGGGTCGAGGTCTTCTTCTGCACGATTCTCACCCGCCGCAACGCGGCTGACGGCGACATCTTCCGCATGATCGAAATCGCCAACCAACGCGACTGTATGCTGACGATCAACATGCCCTGCCCGGTAGGGCGCTGGTCCGCAGCGGACATCGGCCTGGACGAGGGTGGCCGCAGGCTGCACCGCGAGCTTTTAAGCGTGCCCCACGTGCGCTGGGAGGGCTACTCCAACTACGCCTCGGTCGGCTGCCCGATGGGCATCGAGAAGCTCTACATCAGCCCCTACGGCGATGTGATGCCCTGCAACTTCCTGCATATCGGGTTCGGCGATTTGCGCAAGCAGACCCTGGGCGAGATCTGGAGCCTGATGCTCACGCGCTCGCCGTTCAACCGCATTGTGGACGGCTGCCCGGTGAGCAGCGACCAGCAGTTCATCGAACGCTTTGTCGAGCCGCTGTGGGACAGCGATCAGCTCCCCCTTGATTGGCGGCAGCACCCAGCGTTCCGGCATTAA